In Alligator mississippiensis isolate rAllMis1 chromosome 10, rAllMis1, whole genome shotgun sequence, one DNA window encodes the following:
- the TRAFD1 gene encoding TRAF-type zinc finger domain-containing protein 1 isoform X3, which translates to MDVSVGTEQETRLCSNCKKDVPVANFTIHELHCSRNIEVCGFCKESVPKSEMKNHVESKHVKVTCKCNMKIEKSDLEDHEASSCPLRPAVCQYCDIELAFNKLQDHEEYCGTRTETCSGCGRNIMVKDLKLHAEVCGKEAKQKQVNKARALFSCEDEEAEPCSFQSIRNILSPDDYVRTLWGMPRPLQSPFYSSFGRDQLFKDINTRTASSMWRDQNRDDDVIMLPCEFCEELYPEEDLILHQTGCNPASALASFSKRSFSPTRQGYGGLVKDDLELDRTSFGSRSSYPGQDEAVQTEGSTVIPCEFCGIQLEEEVLFHHQDQCDLYPATANPTQGLSQHPLPPKDNTERRESPELVRRMRHQGEVSPRYLEDIGQQKLTNAVRGERSLNNLAVARDLQLTSSNTVKMNNALSPKTKPSNLGGGEGRVRGIGADESAAAHVSVVRPSRNFHPESYVSSFSRMPPTLPSSVRNEAGRSQRMPNVPGHFRSRSTKVKPQTPESSYPEEE; encoded by the exons ATGGATGTGAGTGTGGGGACGGAGCAGGAAACCCGGCTGTGCAGCAACTG CAAAAAGGATGTTCCGGTGGCTAATTTCACCATCCATGAGCTCCACTGCAGCAGAAACATTGAAGTGTGTGGCTTCTGCAAGGAGTCGGtccccaaatctgaaatgaaaaacCATGTTGAATCTAAACATGTGAAG GTTACCTGTAAATGTAATATGAAGATTGAAAAAAGTGACCTAGAAGATCATGAG GCATCATCGTGCCCTCTGCGTCCTGCAGTTTGCCAGTACTGTGACATAGAGCTTGCATTCAACAAGCTTCAGGACCACGAGGAGTACTGTGGAACTAGGACCGAAACATGCAGTGGGTGTGGTCGCAACATCATGGTAAAAGATCTGAAGTTGCACGCTGAAGTTTGTGGGAAGGAGGCTAAACAAAAGCAGGTTAACAAAGCGAGAGCGCTCTTCAGCTGTGAGGATGAGGAAGCAGAGCCGTGCAGTTTTCAAAGCATCCGAAACATTCTGAGCCCGGACGACTACGTGAGGACTCTGTGGGGGATGCCTAGACCGCTGCAAAGTCCATTTTACAGCAGCTTTGGAAGAGATCAGCTATTTAAGGATATTAACACAAGAACTGCATCGTCAATGTGGAGAGATCAGAATCGAG ATGATGACGTGATCATGTTGCCCTGTGAATTTTGTGAAGAGCTGTACCCTGAGGAAGATCTGATTCTCCATCAG ACAGGCTGCAATCCTGCAAGTGCCTTGGCTTCATTCAGTAAAAGAAGCTTCTCTCCAACTCGACAAGGGTATGGTGGCTTGGTTAAAGATGACTTGGAACTGGACAGAACCAGCTTTGGTAGCAGATCCTCATACCCAGGGCAGGATGAAGCTGTGCAGACAGAAGGGAGCACCGTCATTCCCTGTGAATTCTGTGGCATTCAGTTAGAAGAGGAGGTTCTCTTCCACCACCAG GACCAATGTGATCTGTATCCAGCCACTGCCAACCCCACACAAGGCTTGTcgcagcaccccctgcctcctaaaGACAATACGGAGAGAAGGGAATCGCCAGAGCTGGTTAGACGCATGCGGCATCAAG GGGAAGTTTCACCTCGTTATTTAGAAGACATCGGGCAGCAGAAGCTTACCAATGCTGTGCGAGGGGAGAGATCGCTGAACAACCTGGCAGTTGCCCGCGACTTGCAGCTGACTTCTTCCAACACCGTGAAGATGAATAACGCTCTGTCTCCAAAAACAAAGCCCAGCAACTTGGGTGGCGGTGAAGGAAGAGTGAGGGGCATAGGCGCAGATGAATCTGCAGCTGCCCACGTTTCGGTTGTGCGACCCAGTCGGAACTTCCACCCGGAAAGCTACGTGTCCAGTTTTTCAAGGATGCCTCCAACTCTACCGAG
- the TRAFD1 gene encoding TRAF-type zinc finger domain-containing protein 1 isoform X1, which produces MDVSVGTEQETRLCSNCKKDVPVANFTIHELHCSRNIEVCGFCKESVPKSEMKNHVESKHVKVTCKCNMKIEKSDLEDHEASSCPLRPAVCQYCDIELAFNKLQDHEEYCGTRTETCSGCGRNIMVKDLKLHAEVCGKEAKQKQVNKARALFSCEDEEAEPCSFQSIRNILSPDDYVRTLWGMPRPLQSPFYSSFGRDQLFKDINTRTASSMWRDQNRVAEREQLQRNQNTESSLSEEQNSNFDYMLALSLQSENNPHDTTSTEIRSDFWKNYSKGAKPPEHLNRINKSDTFLHEPLVSNITNHLKNDDVIMLPCEFCEELYPEEDLILHQTGCNPASALASFSKRSFSPTRQGYGGLVKDDLELDRTSFGSRSSYPGQDEAVQTEGSTVIPCEFCGIQLEEEVLFHHQDQCDLYPATANPTQGLSQHPLPPKDNTERRESPELVRRMRHQGEVSPRYLEDIGQQKLTNAVRGERSLNNLAVARDLQLTSSNTVKMNNALSPKTKPSNLGGGEGRVRGIGADESAAAHVSVVRPSRNFHPESYVSSFSRMPPTLPSSVRNEAGRSQRMPNVPGHFRSRSTKVKPQTPESSYPEEE; this is translated from the exons ATGGATGTGAGTGTGGGGACGGAGCAGGAAACCCGGCTGTGCAGCAACTG CAAAAAGGATGTTCCGGTGGCTAATTTCACCATCCATGAGCTCCACTGCAGCAGAAACATTGAAGTGTGTGGCTTCTGCAAGGAGTCGGtccccaaatctgaaatgaaaaacCATGTTGAATCTAAACATGTGAAG GTTACCTGTAAATGTAATATGAAGATTGAAAAAAGTGACCTAGAAGATCATGAG GCATCATCGTGCCCTCTGCGTCCTGCAGTTTGCCAGTACTGTGACATAGAGCTTGCATTCAACAAGCTTCAGGACCACGAGGAGTACTGTGGAACTAGGACCGAAACATGCAGTGGGTGTGGTCGCAACATCATGGTAAAAGATCTGAAGTTGCACGCTGAAGTTTGTGGGAAGGAGGCTAAACAAAAGCAGGTTAACAAAGCGAGAGCGCTCTTCAGCTGTGAGGATGAGGAAGCAGAGCCGTGCAGTTTTCAAAGCATCCGAAACATTCTGAGCCCGGACGACTACGTGAGGACTCTGTGGGGGATGCCTAGACCGCTGCAAAGTCCATTTTACAGCAGCTTTGGAAGAGATCAGCTATTTAAGGATATTAACACAAGAACTGCATCGTCAATGTGGAGAGATCAGAATCGAG TGGCTGAGCGGGAGCAGCTACAGAGGAATCAAAATACTGAGTCTTCGCTTTCTGAAGAGCAGAATTCCAATTTTGACTATATGCTAGCTCTTAGCTTGCAAAGCGAGAATAATCCCCACGACACTACTTCCACTGAAATCCGCAGTGACTTCTGGAAGAACTACTCCAAAGGGGCCAAGCCACCTGAGCATCTTAACAGAATAAACAAGTCCGATACTTTCCTGCATGAACCTTTGGTGTCTAACATTACAAATCACCTAAAAA ATGATGACGTGATCATGTTGCCCTGTGAATTTTGTGAAGAGCTGTACCCTGAGGAAGATCTGATTCTCCATCAG ACAGGCTGCAATCCTGCAAGTGCCTTGGCTTCATTCAGTAAAAGAAGCTTCTCTCCAACTCGACAAGGGTATGGTGGCTTGGTTAAAGATGACTTGGAACTGGACAGAACCAGCTTTGGTAGCAGATCCTCATACCCAGGGCAGGATGAAGCTGTGCAGACAGAAGGGAGCACCGTCATTCCCTGTGAATTCTGTGGCATTCAGTTAGAAGAGGAGGTTCTCTTCCACCACCAG GACCAATGTGATCTGTATCCAGCCACTGCCAACCCCACACAAGGCTTGTcgcagcaccccctgcctcctaaaGACAATACGGAGAGAAGGGAATCGCCAGAGCTGGTTAGACGCATGCGGCATCAAG GGGAAGTTTCACCTCGTTATTTAGAAGACATCGGGCAGCAGAAGCTTACCAATGCTGTGCGAGGGGAGAGATCGCTGAACAACCTGGCAGTTGCCCGCGACTTGCAGCTGACTTCTTCCAACACCGTGAAGATGAATAACGCTCTGTCTCCAAAAACAAAGCCCAGCAACTTGGGTGGCGGTGAAGGAAGAGTGAGGGGCATAGGCGCAGATGAATCTGCAGCTGCCCACGTTTCGGTTGTGCGACCCAGTCGGAACTTCCACCCGGAAAGCTACGTGTCCAGTTTTTCAAGGATGCCTCCAACTCTACCGAG
- the TRAFD1 gene encoding TRAF-type zinc finger domain-containing protein 1 isoform X2, with amino-acid sequence MDVSVGTEQETRLCSNCKKDVPVANFTIHELHCSRNIEVCGFCKESVPKSEMKNHVESKHVKVTCKCNMKIEKSDLEDHEASSCPLRPAVCQYCDIELAFNKLQDHEEYCGTRTETCSGCGRNIMVKDLKLHAEVCGKEAKQKQVNKARALFSCEDEEAEPCSFQSIRNILSPDDYVRTLWGMPRPLQSPFYSSFGRDQLFKDINTRTASSMWRDQNRVAEREQLQRNQNTESSLSEEQNSNFDYMLALSLQSENNPHDTTSTEIRSDFWKNYSKGAKPPEHLNRINKSDTFLHEPLVSNITNHLKNDDVIMLPCEFCEELYPEEDLILHQTGCNPASALASFSKRSFSPTRQGYGGLVKDDLELDRTSFGSRSSYPGQDEAVQTEGSTVIPCEFCGIQLEEEVLFHHQDQCDLYPATANPTQGLSQHPLPPKDNTERRESPELVRRMRHQGEVSPRYLEDIGQQKLTNAVRGERSLNNLAVARDLQLTSSNTVKMNNALSPKTKPSNLGGGEGRVRGIGADESAAAHVSVVRPSRNFHPESYVSSFSRMPPTLPSVRNEAGRSQRMPNVPGHFRSRSTKVKPQTPESSYPEEE; translated from the exons ATGGATGTGAGTGTGGGGACGGAGCAGGAAACCCGGCTGTGCAGCAACTG CAAAAAGGATGTTCCGGTGGCTAATTTCACCATCCATGAGCTCCACTGCAGCAGAAACATTGAAGTGTGTGGCTTCTGCAAGGAGTCGGtccccaaatctgaaatgaaaaacCATGTTGAATCTAAACATGTGAAG GTTACCTGTAAATGTAATATGAAGATTGAAAAAAGTGACCTAGAAGATCATGAG GCATCATCGTGCCCTCTGCGTCCTGCAGTTTGCCAGTACTGTGACATAGAGCTTGCATTCAACAAGCTTCAGGACCACGAGGAGTACTGTGGAACTAGGACCGAAACATGCAGTGGGTGTGGTCGCAACATCATGGTAAAAGATCTGAAGTTGCACGCTGAAGTTTGTGGGAAGGAGGCTAAACAAAAGCAGGTTAACAAAGCGAGAGCGCTCTTCAGCTGTGAGGATGAGGAAGCAGAGCCGTGCAGTTTTCAAAGCATCCGAAACATTCTGAGCCCGGACGACTACGTGAGGACTCTGTGGGGGATGCCTAGACCGCTGCAAAGTCCATTTTACAGCAGCTTTGGAAGAGATCAGCTATTTAAGGATATTAACACAAGAACTGCATCGTCAATGTGGAGAGATCAGAATCGAG TGGCTGAGCGGGAGCAGCTACAGAGGAATCAAAATACTGAGTCTTCGCTTTCTGAAGAGCAGAATTCCAATTTTGACTATATGCTAGCTCTTAGCTTGCAAAGCGAGAATAATCCCCACGACACTACTTCCACTGAAATCCGCAGTGACTTCTGGAAGAACTACTCCAAAGGGGCCAAGCCACCTGAGCATCTTAACAGAATAAACAAGTCCGATACTTTCCTGCATGAACCTTTGGTGTCTAACATTACAAATCACCTAAAAA ATGATGACGTGATCATGTTGCCCTGTGAATTTTGTGAAGAGCTGTACCCTGAGGAAGATCTGATTCTCCATCAG ACAGGCTGCAATCCTGCAAGTGCCTTGGCTTCATTCAGTAAAAGAAGCTTCTCTCCAACTCGACAAGGGTATGGTGGCTTGGTTAAAGATGACTTGGAACTGGACAGAACCAGCTTTGGTAGCAGATCCTCATACCCAGGGCAGGATGAAGCTGTGCAGACAGAAGGGAGCACCGTCATTCCCTGTGAATTCTGTGGCATTCAGTTAGAAGAGGAGGTTCTCTTCCACCACCAG GACCAATGTGATCTGTATCCAGCCACTGCCAACCCCACACAAGGCTTGTcgcagcaccccctgcctcctaaaGACAATACGGAGAGAAGGGAATCGCCAGAGCTGGTTAGACGCATGCGGCATCAAG GGGAAGTTTCACCTCGTTATTTAGAAGACATCGGGCAGCAGAAGCTTACCAATGCTGTGCGAGGGGAGAGATCGCTGAACAACCTGGCAGTTGCCCGCGACTTGCAGCTGACTTCTTCCAACACCGTGAAGATGAATAACGCTCTGTCTCCAAAAACAAAGCCCAGCAACTTGGGTGGCGGTGAAGGAAGAGTGAGGGGCATAGGCGCAGATGAATCTGCAGCTGCCCACGTTTCGGTTGTGCGACCCAGTCGGAACTTCCACCCGGAAAGCTACGTGTCCAGTTTTTCAAGGATGCCTCCAACTCTACCGAG